A portion of the Myxococcus stipitatus genome contains these proteins:
- a CDS encoding alpha/beta hydrolase — MSRLLLTALLALSLTACSDDDDPLPPSGDAGVDAGTDGGTTDSGTADSGTEDAGSDAGTDGGTSTGSSGGSGKLPCDSTGTVTQNNQSYTYCVAKVAGTELKIVEPRVGIIASPMHLAIYLHGDGARAHTNDTAPRIQAPWTFENQTLYISALAPNKCAWWTKPSVTNCTVEGTAADRDLDGDNAKALVEIIDTVRKRWDIIDEPILFGGSSGGSVFLTASFLPRYGDRYRGVYALGCGGEAPWADKLEWDSTNPALRGSTRLFYTFGDQDAYITDIRASITAFRAYQFPLTETVIAGAAHCAFDHIGGVKDIWAAELAKD, encoded by the coding sequence ATGAGCCGTCTGCTCCTCACCGCCCTCCTCGCGCTGTCCCTCACCGCCTGTTCCGATGACGATGACCCCCTCCCGCCGTCCGGTGACGCGGGCGTCGACGCGGGCACGGATGGCGGCACGACCGACTCCGGCACGGCCGACTCCGGCACGGAGGACGCGGGCTCGGACGCCGGCACCGACGGCGGCACCAGCACCGGCAGCTCCGGGGGCTCCGGCAAGCTGCCCTGCGACAGCACCGGCACCGTCACGCAAAACAACCAGAGCTACACCTACTGCGTCGCCAAGGTCGCCGGCACCGAGCTGAAAATCGTGGAGCCACGTGTGGGCATCATCGCCTCGCCCATGCACCTGGCCATCTACCTGCACGGCGACGGCGCCCGCGCGCACACCAACGACACCGCCCCGCGCATCCAGGCGCCCTGGACCTTCGAGAACCAGACCCTCTACATCTCCGCGCTCGCCCCCAACAAGTGCGCGTGGTGGACCAAGCCCTCGGTGACCAACTGCACCGTCGAGGGCACCGCGGCCGACCGCGACCTCGACGGTGACAACGCCAAGGCCCTGGTCGAAATCATCGATACCGTCCGCAAGCGCTGGGACATCATCGACGAGCCCATCCTCTTCGGCGGCTCCTCCGGCGGCTCCGTCTTCCTCACCGCCAGCTTCCTGCCCCGCTACGGCGACCGCTACCGCGGCGTCTACGCCCTGGGCTGCGGCGGCGAGGCCCCGTGGGCCGACAAGCTCGAGTGGGACAGCACCAACCCCGCCCTGCGCGGCAGCACCCGGCTGTTCTACACCTTCGGCGACCAGGACGCGTACATCACCGACATCCGCGCCAGCATCACCGCCTTCCGCGCCTACCAGTTCCCCCTCACCGAGACGGTCATCGCCGGCGCCGCCCACTGCGCCTTCGACCACATCGGCGGCGTGAAGGACATCTGGGCCGCGGAGCTCGCCAAGGACTAG
- a CDS encoding carbohydrate ABC transporter permease, with translation MRRAGLGTALAVVAFLTFFLGPFLWQALTSLWPDGELTRPWPSHLTLENYASVLWGRPFLRVVANSLLVAALTTAFCLTVGAAAAFALAKLEFRGRGLLLGAALGVSMFPPIATVSPLYLILRAVGLRDSLVGLALPYTTFALPLTLWVLTSFFRQLPDELYRAARVDGCTPFQAFRRVLLPLAAPGLATTTILVFIFAWNEFLYALTFLSTPEKRTVPVAISLFASEYREPWGEIAAASVVATLPLVALTLLFQRRIVSGLTAGAVKE, from the coding sequence ATGAGGCGCGCGGGGCTGGGGACGGCGCTGGCCGTGGTGGCCTTCCTCACGTTCTTCCTGGGGCCGTTCCTGTGGCAGGCGCTGACGAGCCTGTGGCCGGATGGCGAGCTGACGCGGCCGTGGCCGTCGCACCTGACGCTGGAGAACTACGCGAGCGTGTTGTGGGGGCGGCCCTTCCTGCGCGTGGTGGCGAACTCGCTGCTGGTGGCGGCGCTGACGACGGCCTTCTGCCTCACGGTGGGCGCGGCGGCGGCGTTCGCGCTGGCGAAGCTGGAGTTCCGGGGGCGGGGGTTGCTGCTGGGCGCGGCGCTGGGGGTGAGCATGTTCCCGCCCATCGCCACGGTGAGCCCGCTGTACCTCATCCTGCGCGCGGTGGGGCTGCGGGACAGCCTGGTGGGGCTGGCGCTGCCGTACACGACGTTCGCGCTGCCGCTGACGCTATGGGTGCTGACGTCGTTCTTCCGGCAGCTCCCGGACGAGCTGTATCGCGCGGCGAGGGTGGATGGGTGCACGCCCTTCCAGGCGTTCCGTCGCGTGTTGTTGCCGCTGGCGGCGCCGGGGCTCGCGACGACGACCATCCTCGTCTTCATCTTCGCGTGGAACGAGTTCCTCTACGCGCTCACGTTCCTCTCCACGCCGGAGAAGCGCACGGTGCCGGTGGCCATCAGCCTGTTCGCCAGCGAATACCGCGAGCCCTGGGGAGAGATTGCCGCGGCCTCCGTGGTGGCCACGCTGCCGCTGGTGGCGCTCACGTTGCTGTTCCAGCGCCGCATCGTGTCCGGGCTCACCGCGGGCGCGGTGAAGGAGTAG
- a CDS encoding carbohydrate ABC transporter permease gives MSARGSLERERRQAYLLVAPAVLVLAGVALYPILAAVWLSLHRFILVFGERRFIGLGNFAYLAGDARFWSALGNTAYFTVVAVVVELVLAVPLALLLQRAFPGRGLLRAAVLVPWAIPTVVSARLWAWMFNPDYGLINRLLGGPDINWLGAPGYALHAAILVDVWKTTPFVALLVLAGLQGIPEDLYKAARVDGASPWRTFRSITLPLLKPALLLALLFRSLDAFRVFDAIYVLTEGGPANTTETLSIYAYKTLMRSGDFGYGSALSVATFACVVVLAVVWLRWLGRAEEGR, from the coding sequence GTGAGCGCGCGAGGCTCGCTGGAGCGGGAGCGACGACAGGCGTATCTGCTGGTGGCGCCGGCCGTGCTGGTGCTGGCGGGCGTGGCGCTCTATCCCATCCTCGCGGCGGTGTGGTTGAGCCTGCATCGGTTCATCCTCGTCTTCGGCGAGCGGCGCTTCATCGGGCTGGGGAACTTCGCGTACCTCGCGGGGGACGCGCGGTTCTGGTCGGCGCTGGGGAACACGGCGTACTTCACCGTCGTGGCGGTAGTGGTGGAGCTGGTGCTGGCGGTGCCGCTCGCGCTGCTGCTCCAGCGGGCGTTCCCGGGGCGCGGCCTCCTGCGGGCGGCGGTGCTGGTGCCGTGGGCGATTCCCACGGTGGTGAGCGCGCGGCTGTGGGCGTGGATGTTCAATCCGGACTACGGGCTCATCAACCGGCTGTTGGGCGGGCCGGACATCAACTGGCTGGGCGCGCCGGGGTACGCGTTGCACGCGGCCATCCTGGTGGACGTGTGGAAGACGACGCCCTTCGTGGCGCTGCTGGTGCTCGCCGGGCTGCAAGGGATTCCCGAGGACCTCTACAAGGCGGCGCGGGTGGACGGGGCCTCGCCGTGGCGGACGTTCCGCTCCATCACCCTGCCCTTGCTGAAGCCGGCGCTGCTGCTGGCGCTGTTGTTCCGTTCGCTGGACGCGTTCCGCGTGTTCGACGCCATCTACGTGTTGACGGAGGGCGGGCCGGCGAACACCACCGAGACGCTGAGCATCTACGCGTACAAGACGCTGATGCGCTCGGGAGACTTCGGGTACGGGAGCGCGCTGTCGGTGGCGACGTTCGCGTGCGTGGTGGTGCTGGCGGTGGTGTGGCTGCGGTGGCTCGGGCGGGCGGAGGAGGGGCGATGA
- a CDS encoding ABC transporter substrate-binding protein, with product MGRSLFHVLVLALVASMQSGCRRGSDETRSADGARTRLVLKYQPLWGPPGPFRELLSRFEEANPGVELVTEALPNASDLAHQFFLTSLEGGAQDFDVLVVDVVWVPEFARAGWVADVSAAFPPERLREEFLPGPVEAVVVDGRTYAVPWYLDVGVLYYRTDLVPRAPRTYAELEAFAREARARRPALQGYVWQGRQYEGLSCNVYEALWGHGGEAMEGGRVLLDTKPAREALAYLRGLVVSGVSPQTVTGFSEEESRRVFQEGRAVFMRNWPYAWSEAQKEDSPIRGKVGIAPLPTVDGEPGYGALGGWQLAVNAHVSPERRRLAERLIAHLTSPEANLVLALHYARNPPRTALYDDPRLKDGAPFIASLREMVERARPRPVTPYYNLVSDVLQSEFSAAVAGLRTPEEALRRAQRQVDHLTGEAE from the coding sequence ATGGGTCGCTCGCTCTTCCACGTGCTCGTGCTGGCGCTCGTCGCGTCGATGCAATCGGGCTGTCGACGTGGGTCGGACGAGACGCGGAGCGCGGACGGCGCGCGGACGCGGCTGGTGTTGAAGTATCAGCCGCTGTGGGGGCCGCCGGGGCCGTTCCGCGAGCTGTTGTCGCGCTTCGAGGAGGCGAACCCCGGCGTGGAGCTCGTGACGGAGGCGTTGCCCAACGCCTCGGACCTGGCGCACCAGTTCTTCCTCACGTCGCTGGAGGGCGGGGCCCAGGACTTCGACGTGCTGGTGGTGGACGTGGTGTGGGTGCCGGAGTTCGCGCGGGCGGGGTGGGTGGCGGACGTGTCGGCGGCGTTCCCGCCGGAGCGGCTGCGCGAGGAGTTCCTGCCCGGGCCGGTGGAGGCGGTGGTGGTGGACGGGCGCACGTACGCGGTGCCCTGGTACCTGGACGTGGGCGTCCTCTACTACCGCACGGACCTGGTGCCCCGGGCGCCGCGCACGTACGCGGAGCTGGAGGCGTTCGCCCGGGAGGCGCGCGCGCGACGCCCGGCGTTGCAGGGCTACGTGTGGCAGGGGCGGCAGTACGAGGGGCTGAGCTGCAACGTGTACGAGGCCCTGTGGGGGCACGGCGGCGAGGCGATGGAGGGCGGGCGGGTGTTGCTGGACACGAAGCCCGCGCGCGAGGCGCTCGCGTACCTGCGGGGGCTGGTGGTGAGCGGGGTGTCGCCGCAGACGGTGACGGGGTTCTCCGAGGAGGAGTCTCGGCGGGTGTTCCAGGAGGGGCGCGCGGTGTTCATGCGCAACTGGCCGTATGCGTGGAGCGAGGCGCAGAAGGAGGACTCGCCCATCCGGGGGAAGGTGGGCATCGCGCCGCTGCCCACGGTGGATGGCGAGCCCGGGTATGGCGCGCTGGGCGGCTGGCAGCTCGCGGTGAACGCGCACGTGTCCCCCGAGCGCCGCCGGCTGGCGGAGAGGCTCATCGCGCACCTGACGTCGCCGGAGGCGAACCTGGTGCTGGCGCTGCACTACGCGCGCAATCCGCCGAGGACGGCGCTGTACGACGACCCGCGGTTGAAGGACGGCGCGCCCTTCATCGCGAGCCTGCGGGAGATGGTGGAGCGCGCGCGGCCCCGGCCGGTGACGCCGTACTACAACCTCGTGTCGGACGTGTTGCAGAGCGAGTTCTCCGCGGCGGTGGCGGGGCTGCGCACGCCGGAGGAGGCGCTGCGGCGCGCGCAGCGGCAGGTGGACCACCTGACGGGGGAGGCCGAGTGA
- a CDS encoding STAS/SEC14 domain-containing protein, translated as MAEQTREWKFNAHRARVESSDVAIATFEGPISLEDAKKTTEVYGELFNVLGPYYLIADIGRSQIEANGRRYLSEHCRPEWFRGLVYVGADIVQQTFGKAISLAMLFTGKASFETTFVKTMEEAHVWVQKNRAKSQRKAG; from the coding sequence ATGGCAGAGCAAACCCGGGAGTGGAAGTTCAACGCGCACCGCGCCCGCGTCGAGTCCTCCGACGTCGCCATCGCGACCTTCGAGGGCCCCATCAGCCTGGAGGACGCGAAGAAGACGACGGAGGTCTACGGCGAGCTGTTCAACGTGCTCGGCCCCTACTACCTCATCGCGGACATCGGCCGGTCGCAGATCGAAGCCAACGGACGCCGGTACCTGTCCGAGCACTGCCGCCCCGAATGGTTCCGCGGCCTGGTCTACGTGGGCGCCGACATCGTCCAGCAGACCTTCGGCAAGGCCATCTCGCTGGCCATGCTCTTCACCGGCAAGGCCTCGTTCGAGACCACCTTCGTGAAGACGATGGAAGAGGCCCACGTGTGGGTCCAGAAGAACCGCGCCAAGAGCCAGCGCAAGGCGGGCTGA
- a CDS encoding STAS/SEC14 domain-containing protein, whose translation MQQQEWKIGSHHIRFEPPDVAVAVFTGPLTLEDMKRTVEIYGQLAKNGPYYLVADIGGSQLHAEARRYLSDNTRADWFHGCVYVGADLVQQTFGKVISLGLFLSGKTEFKTEFVKTMEEARAWVDQQRRANVRKSG comes from the coding sequence ATGCAGCAACAGGAATGGAAGATTGGTTCGCATCACATCCGCTTCGAGCCGCCGGACGTGGCGGTCGCGGTGTTCACCGGGCCGTTGACCCTGGAGGACATGAAGCGCACGGTGGAAATCTACGGGCAGCTCGCGAAGAACGGCCCGTACTACCTGGTGGCGGATATCGGCGGTTCGCAGCTGCACGCGGAGGCGCGCCGCTATCTGTCTGACAATACCCGCGCGGACTGGTTCCACGGCTGCGTCTACGTGGGCGCCGACCTGGTCCAGCAGACGTTCGGCAAGGTCATCTCGCTGGGCCTGTTCCTGTCCGGCAAGACGGAGTTCAAGACGGAGTTCGTGAAGACGATGGAGGAGGCGCGCGCCTGGGTAGACCAGCAGCGCCGCGCCAACGTCCGCAAGAGCGGCTGA
- a CDS encoding cytochrome P450, translating into MPVTVQKQEETGVPAHAPAARCPHLGAQYNPFAGPHVDNPYAFFERLRREEPVTFSPMLGMWLVSRLDDIHRVLREPGRFSSRDMLSSGTQLTDEAKAILAEGFPLDHILLGMDPPDHTRLRRLMNRGFTAQRIASTAPLIEKHARRLVARFAHAGKADLLEELAYPLPVLVILGIMGVPDEDMWNIKRWSADWQSLTFEHVPPEKQPEMARGVLALQRYCIDLVEQRRRQPREDLTSHLLEATADGDSMSLHELVMAIGASMLSAGHESTTALMANTWKLALEHGLWQRLREDRALVPKFIEEGARWDSVQHAMIRTTVEDVELGGVLLPKGSRLLLLYRSANRDESLCPHAHKLDLDREKVPQHLTYGRGTHFCLGAPLARLQVQIATNLLLDHLEDPRLVPGQDFGTWQSIVLRQMKHLRVEWTPSPAATP; encoded by the coding sequence ATGCCCGTGACGGTTCAGAAGCAGGAAGAGACTGGTGTTCCAGCGCACGCGCCGGCGGCGCGCTGTCCCCACCTGGGGGCGCAGTACAACCCGTTCGCGGGGCCGCACGTCGACAACCCCTATGCCTTCTTCGAGCGGCTGAGGCGGGAGGAGCCGGTGACGTTCAGCCCCATGCTGGGCATGTGGCTGGTGAGCCGGCTCGACGACATCCACCGGGTGCTGCGCGAGCCCGGGCGCTTCTCCAGCCGGGACATGCTGTCGAGCGGCACGCAGCTGACGGACGAGGCGAAGGCCATCCTCGCGGAGGGCTTCCCGCTGGACCACATCCTGCTGGGCATGGACCCGCCGGACCACACGCGGCTGCGCCGGTTGATGAACCGGGGCTTCACCGCGCAGCGCATCGCCAGCACGGCGCCGCTCATCGAGAAGCACGCGCGGCGGCTGGTGGCGCGCTTCGCGCACGCTGGGAAGGCGGACCTGCTGGAGGAGTTGGCCTACCCGCTGCCGGTGCTCGTCATCCTGGGCATCATGGGCGTGCCGGACGAGGACATGTGGAACATCAAGCGCTGGAGCGCTGACTGGCAGTCGCTCACCTTCGAGCACGTGCCCCCGGAGAAGCAGCCGGAGATGGCCCGCGGCGTGCTCGCGCTGCAGCGCTACTGCATCGATCTGGTCGAGCAGCGCCGGCGCCAGCCGCGCGAGGACCTCACCAGCCACCTGCTCGAGGCCACCGCGGACGGCGACTCCATGTCGCTGCACGAGCTGGTCATGGCCATTGGCGCCTCCATGCTGTCGGCCGGCCACGAGTCCACCACCGCGCTGATGGCCAACACCTGGAAGCTGGCGCTGGAGCACGGCCTGTGGCAACGGCTGCGCGAGGACCGCGCGCTCGTGCCGAAGTTCATCGAGGAGGGGGCGCGCTGGGACTCCGTCCAGCACGCCATGATTCGCACCACCGTGGAGGACGTGGAGCTGGGAGGCGTGCTGCTGCCCAAGGGCTCGCGGTTGCTGCTGCTCTACCGCTCCGCCAACCGCGACGAGTCGCTCTGCCCGCACGCCCACAAGCTCGACCTGGACCGCGAGAAGGTGCCCCAGCACCTCACCTACGGCCGCGGCACCCACTTCTGCCTGGGCGCCCCCCTGGCCCGGCTCCAGGTGCAGATCGCCACCAACCTCCTGCTCGACCACCTGGAGGACCCGCGCCTCGTGCCGGGCCAGGACTTCGGGACGTGGCAGAGCATCGTCCTGCGCCAGATGAAGCACCTGCGGGTCGAGTGGACGCCCTCCCCGGCCGCCACGCCGTAG
- a CDS encoding fatty acid desaturase family protein yields MYAQVVDEADVQFSRRVDRQAMAAVTREMSRVSNLRAVWAMGTQWAVIVASIAAVVVVDRWWMWPLAAVVIATRQHALFILLHEASHHHLLSNRKWSDAVSDLVCAFPLNMTTVGYRHEHLLHHRYVNTKQDPYWVHMQPDPSWHFPRTPVRAAAVFLGDALGVYMPGHMKVVTPWTYWGRLLGGAKPALSKAEHVRYALYVTGLVTLLVTTGAWLHWLLLWVLPTTTVMMAFFRMRALGEHPLDAEGKGDETRETRDIRATALEGFFVSPLNSNYHLTHHAFPSVPFYNLPRMHQELEKAGLLEDGVNRFDSYLGRKDNSLVKYLVRKPDSSETAPVMDVRPARTVSSTSVPLHS; encoded by the coding sequence ATGTACGCGCAGGTCGTTGACGAGGCGGATGTGCAGTTCTCGCGGCGGGTGGACCGCCAGGCGATGGCCGCCGTGACGCGTGAGATGTCCCGGGTGAGCAACCTGCGGGCGGTGTGGGCGATGGGCACCCAGTGGGCCGTCATCGTCGCGTCCATCGCGGCGGTGGTGGTGGTGGACCGCTGGTGGATGTGGCCGCTGGCGGCGGTGGTCATCGCCACGCGGCAGCACGCGCTGTTCATCCTGCTGCACGAGGCCTCGCACCACCACCTGCTGTCGAACCGCAAGTGGTCGGACGCGGTGTCGGACCTGGTGTGCGCCTTCCCGCTGAACATGACGACGGTGGGCTACCGGCACGAGCACCTGCTGCACCACCGCTACGTCAACACGAAGCAGGACCCATACTGGGTGCACATGCAGCCGGACCCGTCATGGCACTTCCCGCGCACGCCGGTGCGCGCGGCGGCGGTGTTCCTGGGCGACGCGCTGGGCGTGTACATGCCCGGCCACATGAAGGTGGTGACGCCGTGGACGTACTGGGGGCGGCTGCTGGGCGGGGCGAAGCCGGCGCTCAGCAAGGCCGAGCACGTCCGCTATGCCCTCTACGTGACGGGGCTCGTCACGCTGCTGGTGACGACGGGCGCGTGGCTGCACTGGCTCCTGCTGTGGGTGCTGCCCACCACGACGGTGATGATGGCCTTCTTCCGGATGCGCGCGCTGGGCGAGCACCCGCTGGACGCGGAGGGCAAGGGCGACGAGACGCGTGAGACGCGCGACATCCGGGCCACCGCGCTGGAGGGCTTCTTCGTGTCACCGCTCAACAGCAACTACCACCTCACCCACCACGCCTTCCCGTCCGTGCCCTTCTACAACCTGCCCAGGATGCACCAGGAGCTGGAGAAGGCGGGCCTGCTGGAGGACGGGGTGAATCGGTTCGACTCGTACCTCGGCCGGAAGGACAACAGCCTGGTGAAGTACCTGGTGCGCAAGCCGGACTCGTCGGAGACCGCCCCGGTGATGGACGTCCGTCCCGCCCGGACGGTGTCGTCGACCAGCGTGCCGCTGCACTCGTAG
- a CDS encoding DUF4846 domain-containing protein, whose amino-acid sequence MSESASRRPFRLASLPLAVVAGLLLVSASAARALGAPTEADAAEPRAPTKDELARYAWLSKDARVRALSDAIAPPEGFTRVAVEAGSFGAWLRGLPLRARGTPVLHHRGAQVLAGDDSRLAAVAELDIGTANLQQCADSVIRLHAEWLWSSKQRERIAYRFTSGHLASWPKYAEGDRPRIAGSKVTWARSAAADDSRKAFRAYLDLVFTYAGTLSLDGARGRPSREEVRPGDFLVLGGSPGHAVLVLDVATNAAGERVALLGQGFMPAQDFHVLASGEDASPWFSLGADAVATPFWKPFPWTSLRRFP is encoded by the coding sequence GTGTCCGAATCCGCGTCCCGTCGTCCCTTCCGCCTCGCGTCCCTCCCGCTCGCCGTCGTGGCGGGCCTGCTGCTCGTGTCCGCGAGCGCGGCCCGGGCCCTGGGCGCCCCGACGGAGGCGGACGCCGCCGAGCCGCGCGCCCCGACGAAGGACGAGCTGGCGCGCTACGCGTGGCTGTCGAAGGACGCGCGGGTGCGCGCCCTGTCGGACGCCATCGCGCCGCCCGAGGGCTTCACGCGCGTCGCGGTGGAGGCGGGCTCGTTCGGCGCGTGGTTGCGGGGGCTGCCGCTGCGCGCGCGGGGCACGCCGGTGCTGCACCACCGGGGCGCCCAGGTGCTGGCGGGCGACGACTCGCGGCTGGCGGCGGTGGCGGAGCTGGACATCGGCACGGCGAACCTCCAGCAGTGCGCGGACTCCGTCATCCGGCTGCACGCCGAGTGGCTCTGGTCCAGCAAGCAACGCGAGCGCATCGCCTACCGGTTCACCAGCGGCCACCTGGCCTCGTGGCCGAAGTACGCGGAAGGCGACCGCCCCCGCATCGCCGGCTCGAAGGTGACGTGGGCGCGGAGCGCGGCGGCGGACGACTCGCGCAAGGCGTTCCGCGCGTACCTGGACCTGGTGTTCACCTACGCGGGCACGCTCTCGCTGGACGGCGCCAGGGGCCGCCCGTCTCGCGAAGAGGTCCGTCCCGGGGACTTCCTCGTGCTGGGCGGCAGCCCGGGCCACGCGGTGCTGGTGCTGGACGTGGCGACCAACGCGGCGGGCGAGCGCGTGGCCTTGCTCGGCCAGGGCTTCATGCCCGCCCAGGACTTCCACGTCCTCGCCTCCGGAGAGGACGCCTCTCCCTGGTTCTCGCTGGGCGCGGACGCGGTGGCCACGCCCTTCTGGAAGCCCTTCCCGTGGACCTCGCTCCGGCGCTTCCCGTGA
- a CDS encoding CDP-alcohol phosphatidyltransferase family protein, whose product MGRQASLVLLNALSLSRLPMAAAFIAVPDTKVRAALVLLAALSDFLDGWLARHKGLATRLGALIDPVADRAFMVTAILVCYLDDLIGLPEVLVLLVRDIGTAIGFLVTLLVPRLRLVELKARMLGKLVTTLQLVTLLCVLLYPPVVRPLVALIGVLSLASVVDYCRAVLQARAPGRGASRETGSRDGATRRSSAPMHPVRK is encoded by the coding sequence ATGGGCCGTCAGGCGAGCCTCGTGTTGCTCAATGCGTTGTCGTTGTCCCGACTGCCCATGGCGGCGGCGTTCATCGCCGTGCCCGACACGAAGGTGCGCGCGGCGCTCGTCCTGCTGGCGGCCCTCTCCGACTTCCTGGATGGGTGGCTGGCTCGCCACAAGGGCCTGGCAACGCGTCTGGGCGCGCTCATCGACCCGGTGGCGGATCGCGCCTTCATGGTGACGGCCATCCTGGTCTGCTACCTCGACGACCTCATCGGCCTGCCGGAGGTGCTGGTGCTGCTGGTGCGCGACATCGGCACCGCCATCGGCTTCCTCGTCACCTTGCTGGTGCCCCGACTACGGCTGGTGGAGCTCAAGGCGCGGATGCTCGGCAAGCTCGTCACCACGCTCCAGCTGGTGACGCTGCTGTGCGTACTGCTGTACCCCCCGGTGGTGCGCCCGCTCGTCGCGCTCATCGGCGTGCTGTCGCTCGCGTCCGTGGTGGACTACTGCCGCGCGGTGCTCCAGGCGAGGGCCCCGGGGCGCGGCGCCTCGAGGGAGACGGGCTCGCGCGATGGGGCGACGCGGAGGTCCTCCGCGCCCATGCATCCCGTGCGCAAGTAG
- a CDS encoding DsbA family protein: MSKSFVWVSLVVGLVLGFVGGRAIPGTRPAQGTPPGAPAPAPNPLAQRQRAPISPTVYKVPLDGSSFAGNEGALVTVVEFSDYQCPFCARGHGTVKQLQQRYGDKLRLVMKHHPLSNHPRARPAALAALAAGEQGKFWPYHDALFANPKALADEDLERLAGELGLDVARWKRDLASPALAARIQKDEALALQVGATGTPAFFVNGRFINGAQPLEVFTSVVDEELAKAEALVKSGVRPTEVYARVIERGVDRPPAPPAPAELPTQKVEVGNAPSRGPANAPVTLVAFSDFECPFCSRAVPTLHALEQEYAGKLRVAFKHQPLPNHPHARLAAVASLAAHEQGRFWEMHDVLFANQRALTREDLEAHARKVGLDMARFTQALDSSRFDAHIQLDMAEATRLGVTATPTFFVNGRPIVGALPIDHFRRVIDEELKKSGVATR, encoded by the coding sequence GTGTCCAAGTCGTTCGTCTGGGTCAGCCTCGTCGTGGGGCTCGTATTGGGTTTCGTGGGAGGTCGCGCCATCCCGGGGACCCGTCCGGCCCAGGGCACGCCCCCCGGAGCACCCGCCCCCGCGCCGAATCCCCTGGCGCAGCGTCAGCGCGCGCCCATCTCGCCCACCGTCTACAAGGTGCCGCTGGACGGCTCGTCGTTCGCGGGCAACGAGGGCGCGCTCGTCACCGTCGTCGAGTTCTCCGACTACCAGTGCCCCTTCTGCGCGCGAGGCCACGGCACGGTGAAGCAGCTCCAGCAGCGCTATGGCGACAAGCTGCGGCTGGTGATGAAGCACCATCCGCTGAGCAACCACCCGCGGGCCCGCCCCGCCGCCCTCGCGGCGCTCGCGGCCGGCGAGCAGGGGAAGTTCTGGCCCTACCACGACGCCCTCTTCGCCAACCCGAAGGCGCTGGCGGACGAGGACCTGGAGCGGCTGGCGGGGGAGCTGGGGCTCGACGTGGCGCGCTGGAAGCGCGACCTCGCCTCGCCCGCGCTCGCGGCGCGCATCCAGAAGGACGAGGCGCTCGCGCTGCAGGTGGGCGCCACCGGGACGCCCGCCTTCTTCGTCAACGGCCGCTTCATCAACGGCGCCCAGCCCCTGGAGGTCTTCACCTCCGTGGTGGACGAGGAGCTCGCCAAGGCGGAGGCGCTGGTGAAGTCCGGCGTGCGTCCGACGGAGGTCTACGCCCGCGTCATCGAGCGCGGTGTCGACCGTCCCCCCGCGCCGCCCGCGCCCGCCGAGCTGCCGACGCAGAAGGTGGAGGTCGGCAACGCGCCCTCGCGCGGCCCCGCCAACGCGCCCGTCACGCTGGTGGCCTTCTCGGACTTCGAGTGCCCGTTCTGCTCGCGCGCGGTGCCCACGCTCCACGCGCTGGAGCAGGAGTACGCCGGCAAGCTGCGCGTGGCCTTCAAGCACCAGCCGCTGCCCAACCATCCGCACGCGCGCCTCGCGGCGGTGGCCTCGCTCGCGGCGCACGAGCAGGGCCGGTTCTGGGAGATGCACGACGTGCTCTTCGCCAATCAGCGCGCCCTCACGCGCGAGGACCTGGAGGCCCATGCCCGGAAGGTCGGCCTGGACATGGCCCGTTTCACGCAGGCGCTCGACTCGTCGCGCTTCGACGCGCACATCCAGCTGGACATGGCGGAGGCGACACGGCTGGGAGTGACGGCCACGCCCACCTTCTTCGTCAACGGCCGCCCCATCGTGGGGGCGCTGCCCATCGACCACTTCCGTCGCGTCATCGACGAGGAGCTGAAGAAGTCCGGCGTCGCCACGCGGTAG